Part of the Variovorax sp. PAMC 28711 genome is shown below.
GCCCAGCAGCACCCAGCGCTTGGCGCCGCCGCCTTCCTTGCTCATCAGGTAGTCGACCGCCGGAATGGCTTGCTGGTTGGGTGCTGCGCCCGTGTAGAACACGTTCTTCGACAGCTCTTCACCTTCGTACTGCACGGGGTAGAAGAGCAGGCCGTTCATTTCCTCGACCACCGGCAGCACCGACTTGCGCGACACCGAGGTCCAGCAGCCGAAGATCACCGAGACCTTGTCCTGGCCCAGCAGCTGCTTGGTCTTTTCAGCGAACAGCGGCCAGTTGGAGGCCGGGTCGACGATCACGGGCTCGAGCTGCTTGCCCATCACGCCACCCTTTTTGTTGATGTCCTCGATGGCCATCAGCACGGTGTCTTTCAACACGGTTTCCGAGATCGCCATGGTGCCCGAGAGCGAGTGCAGCACGCCGACCTTGATGGTGTCGGCAGCGAATGCGGGCGCGGTGCCGAGGGCGGCAAGCGCGACGCTGGCGGTAAGCGCCTTGAGTGTGAAACGACGTTGCATGTGCATCCTTCTCCGGTGGTAGTTGAAATCCGTCGTCAGCGCTTTTTCTGACGATGGACGGAGTGTGCGGACGACGCGCGGCCAGACAAATACGCCGGGTGGCGTACGGGGCACTACGATGCCGCCGACGTCACCAATCCAAATCCGAAATGACCCAAGATCTTTCGCTACCCAACTGGCAACTTGTGCTCCAGGCTATGCAAGCGTTGGGCGGGCGTGCATCACAATGCGAATTGGAGGCGTACTTCCGCGAGCACTTTCCAGATCGAAAGATCAGCAATGTCGGCCCCGACGCGACGCTGTTGACCGTCAATGCACATTCGCGTATCCACCACGCCAGTGGCAAGCAAGCCAGACGAACCGACGCCGGCAATCGCTACGACAAATTATTTCGTCGTGGCGACGGCAGTTATGAGTTCTACGACCCACTGGTCCATGGTGTTTGGGAAGTGGCGCAAGACGCGAACGGTAATCGCAGCGTGCGACAGGCAACCGACATGCCTGTCACTTCAGCCGCAGATCCATCGGGCGAGGTTGCGGGTACACCAAGCGCAGAAGCAAGCGGCGAGGGTGGCGGCCGCTTTGCGCTCGAAGCGCACCTTCGCGACTACCTTGCACAGAATCTGGCGAGCATTGCCGGGCTGCCGTCTCACCTGTCGCTGTACACCGATGGCGCGGGGGTGCCTGGCGTCGAATACCGCACAGATGTCGGGATCATCGACATCTTGGCGCGAGGCCACGACGACGCTTGGTACGTGATCGAACTCAAACTCGGCCGCGGTCCCGATGCAGCGCTAGGCCAGACGCTTCGCTATATGGGATGGATAAAGCACAAGCTAGCCGGCAATCAGTCTGTGTATGGTGTGGTCATCGCAGCCGAAATTTCGGACAAGCTGCGCTATGCGGCGTCCGTGACAACAGGGATCTTTCTCATGGAATATGACCTCAAGGTTGCGCTCCGCCTATCGAGGCAACTCGCGCCGGACACCAACACAGGAACTTGAAAATTTCGACTGCCTGCAGGCTCCAGGCGGTTCGCCAAGGGCTGCGTTGATGTGAACCCATGTCAGTTCCGCTGCGCCGCATCATCCAGCTTGAATGCCCTTGCGACGAAGGCCCACACCAGCTTCGACGCGTCCGGCCCGGCGGCGTCGGTGTAGGCGAAACGCGCCGCGCCACCGCTCCAAGCATGCCCGAGCCCACCGATCTGCCCCAGCGTGACGTGCACGCGCCCGGCGCGCTTGAAATCGGTCACGCGCATCGGGTGCCGCTGGCCGCGCTGCACCACGCGCTCGGTGCCGGCACGCGCTCCCGTGGCGGCGGCCCACACCGCTGCGGCGCTCGCCGCATTGCTCGACGCCACCACGGTGTCGGCATCGCCGTGCAGCACCAGCAACGGTGGCAGCACGGTGCCGAGCGCGGCGGCCCCGATCGCCTTGCCGACCGCGGTCGTCGGCATCGCCGGCGCGCGCCGGCCGGCCATCGCCCCGAGCGCACTCGCGGTCGACTGCGCAGCGCCGGGTGCCACGCCGGAATGCATGGCCACGGCGGCGAAGCGGTTCGCATAGCGGGTGGCGAGCAGCGCCGCCATGCCGGCACCGGCCGAGAGGCCGGCGACGGCCACGCGCGCGCGGTCGACCGGATAAAGCGCGATGACCTGATCAAGCGCCGCCATCAACGTGGCGGCTTCGCGGTCGGCCTTGCCGGAGCGCGTCTCGTACCAGTTCCAGCAACCTTGCGGATGGTGCAGGCGGTCCTGCTCCGGGTAGAGCACCATGAACCGTTCGCGCGCGGCAATGCGGTTCATGCGCGTGCTGGCGGCGAAGTCGCGACCCGTCTGTCCGCAGCCGTGCAGCATCAGCAACAGTGGCAGCTTTTCGCCGGCGGCCAGCACCAGCCCCGGTGGCCGGTAGAGGTGATAACCGCGCGCGCCGCCGGGACCGATCGCGAT
Proteins encoded:
- a CDS encoding endonuclease NucS domain-containing protein — encoded protein: MTQDLSLPNWQLVLQAMQALGGRASQCELEAYFREHFPDRKISNVGPDATLLTVNAHSRIHHASGKQARRTDAGNRYDKLFRRGDGSYEFYDPLVHGVWEVAQDANGNRSVRQATDMPVTSAADPSGEVAGTPSAEASGEGGGRFALEAHLRDYLAQNLASIAGLPSHLSLYTDGAGVPGVEYRTDVGIIDILARGHDDAWYVIELKLGRGPDAALGQTLRYMGWIKHKLAGNQSVYGVVIAAEISDKLRYAASVTTGIFLMEYDLKVALRLSRQLAPDTNTGT
- a CDS encoding extracellular catalytic domain type 1 short-chain-length polyhydroxyalkanoate depolymerase, which produces MARRTSTSALTRAYQRGLKALTKATLTTTKRITGQVTRQVTRAAAEQRKPPPGAGEWIGGIAIGPGGARGYHLYRPPGLVLAAGEKLPLLLMLHGCGQTGRDFAASTRMNRIAARERFMVLYPEQDRLHHPQGCWNWYETRSGKADREAATLMAALDQVIALYPVDRARVAVAGLSAGAGMAALLATRYANRFAAVAMHSGVAPGAAQSTASALGAMAGRRAPAMPTTAVGKAIGAAALGTVLPPLLVLHGDADTVVASSNAASAAAVWAAATGARAGTERVVQRGQRHPMRVTDFKRAGRVHVTLGQIGGLGHAWSGGAARFAYTDAAGPDASKLVWAFVARAFKLDDAAQRN